The DNA sequence CATGACGTCGGCCTCGGCGAGACACGGTGAGAGAAAGTCTTCGCCGGAAGGCTCGTACGACATGGGGCAATTCTTGTCGTCGAAGTAAAACGCGCGGGCGTGTTGGGCGACCAGCGCGGCGAATGCGCGGTTGCCGGAGGCACGCGCTGCGTCGAGCACGAGGCCGAGCGCGAAGGCGGTCTGGCTGTGCTCGCCGGAACGCACCGGGTGCGAGAGCTTGGGCAGCCAGGTCTTCAGGCGCGCGGTAGCGGCGTCTTCCAGCGGACGGAGATTCGCGGCCATTTCGCGCGCGGCGGGATGGTCCCACTCGCGCAGTTCCTGGCCGAGTTGCAGCAGCCAGGCGAGGCCGTAAGGGCGCTCGAAGCTGGCGCGGCCCTCGCCATTGAGGTAGCGCGCCTCTTCTTCCAGGTTGGCGCGAGTGAGGCTCTGCTTCAGCGCGTCGATTGCTTTGGGCGTGAAGGGCGCGTCGGGAAAGGTGCGGGCGAGGCGCGCCAGCAGCCAGTGTCCGTGGACCGAGGAGTGCCAGTCGAAGCAGCCGTAGAAAGCGGGTGCGAGCTTGCGCGGCGGGGCGACATCGGCGTCGCTGTTGAGTACGTGGGCGATTTTGTTGGGATATTCCTTGTGGACGCAGGCGAGCGCGAGATTGGCAAAACGCGTGGCGGTGGCGAGCGAGAAGTCAGGCATGGTCTTTTGTTGCGCTGCAGCGGACGCTGTGACGATGAATAAGACGACGATGGTTCGGAACACGAAGGCATTATAGGTAAGCGGTTAGCTGTTCGCTCTTAGCTGATCGCGCCGACGCAGTGACAAAATTTGTCAATCGAGTATCCCCCCTCCCCCCTGCTATGTGGAATCAACAGCATACGTACGGTATACCGTGGAACCGGCACGGTAACCGTGGCGTGCCGGACTGTGGGGGTGGAGCCCTGCGGAGAAGGGGAAATCTCGCCTCTGGATGCATCCCTTTCACGGGCCGATGGAAATCTGTTTAACTTGATATCCGCTATTCCCACCTTTCGAAGCGAAAGGTGGGCCACCCCACATCTTGCTCACTGCTTGAAGGGGTGCCGCCCAGGTCTGTGAAGTAGGACGGGAAATCCCCACCCTGTCGCTCCAACCCCGGGAGCGACAGGGGTGTGGCAACCTCGGGATTTGTTCTGCCCGAAAGGGTGGGCCAGCCCGCCACAGATTCAGTGATGAACGCGCTGCTTATAAAGCGCGTCCGCGAGCGAACCGGTAAGCTCCGTCACGTGTTGTCCTTTAGCTGTTACGATTTCAAGCCGCGCTCGTGTTCCGAACGGCACTCCTCGCGCAGATAAGGCTAAGTACCATGTGCTCGGGGGGGCAAACCTTGGGCGCAGAGATATCGCACTTGGAGAATCAGGAGTAAGCCACTGCACCTGGAATTGGGCTTCGCTCAGATCAGCCACAGTCAGGTCTAAAGTTCTATAGGACGATGCCACATCTCGGGGACAGTCAGCTATGTAGGCAATGACTACGATACCAATCTCGTCCGGAAATGTAGAAAGAGTACGCCCGCTACGTTTGAATTCGGTATTCTGGAGGGTGTCCCATCCATAGTTGAAGGTTGAGGGGCGGTTCTCGACCCGGCTCTTGATAGAGTCGGGTTGGAAACTTTCTCAACGAAAGGAGAACCGCCTTGAAGCGAAGCTACCACACCCTCAGCACTTTGGGAAA is a window from the Terriglobia bacterium genome containing:
- a CDS encoding DUF2891 domain-containing protein gives rise to the protein MPDFSLATATRFANLALACVHKEYPNKIAHVLNSDADVAPPRKLAPAFYGCFDWHSSVHGHWLLARLARTFPDAPFTPKAIDALKQSLTRANLEEEARYLNGEGRASFERPYGLAWLLQLGQELREWDHPAAREMAANLRPLEDAATARLKTWLPKLSHPVRSGEHSQTAFALGLVLDAARASGNRAFAALVAQHARAFYFDDKNCPMSYEPSGEDFLSPCLAEADVMRRVLPPNNFAKWLRTFLPDIPRNGSAEWLKPAVVTDPSDPKLAHLDGLNLSRAWMLEGIASGLPPNHRRLASLRAVAAAHRAAGVASVTGAHYEGGHWLGSFAVYLVTARGLSNYPTK